The genome window AGCCGATGCCAGTGAATATTCGAGCTTCGATGCAGCAACAACAGCAGCTAGCCAGTGCCAGAAACAGAAGACTGGCCCAGCAGATGGAGAATAGACCCTCTGTTCAGGCAGCATTAAAACTTAAGCAGAGCTTAAAGCAGCGCCTGGGTAAGAGTAACATCCAGGCACGGTTAGGCCGACCCACAGGGGCCCTGGCCAGGGGAGCAATCGGAGGACGAGGCCTGCCCATAATCCAGAGAGGCTTGCCCAGAGGCGGACTACGTGGGGGACGTGCCACAAGAACCCTACTTAGGGGCGGGATGTCGCTCCGAGGTCAAAACCTGCTCCGAGGTGGACGAGCCGTAGCTCCCCGAATGGGCTTAAGAAGAGGTGGTGTTCGAGGTCGTGGAGGTCCTGGGAGAGGGGGCCTAGGGCGCGGAGCTATGGGTCGTGGCGGAATCGGTGGTAGAGGTCGGGGTATGATAGGTCGGGGAAGAGGGGGCtttggaggcagaggcagaggccgTGGACGAGGGAGAGGTGCCCTTGCTCGCCCTGTACTGACCAAGGAGCAGCTGGACAACCAGTTGGATGCATACATGTTGAAAACGAAAGGACACCTGGATGCTGAGTTGGATGCCTACGTGGCACAGACAGATCCTGAAACCAATGATTGAAGCCTACCCGCCCTCCTGTGAGAGACTCTTGTTAAAGTCACCACATCTGTACATAACCTTGAGATAACAGATGAGAAGAAACCTGATTGATGCTGGAAGGACCTATCACAATAGGCTGTGGATTTACTTGCCACCAGTTTGTGCATTTAGTgtgttccttttacttttttgataCTGTGTTGTATGAAACCCTTTTTTCTTTgacttgggttttgttttgttatgttgtttggggtttttttttttttttttccttcactgaaaTTTCTCCTTGAACGTGAATGTGTTGGCCTTGTGGCTAGGACACGCTCTTCCCACCTCTTTCTCCTGTCACCTGTTATACTGATGTTCTAACATTTCCTCTGTTGGTTTCTGTGCCCCCATGAAACAAGTCCCCGAAAGGAGCCCATCAGTGTTCCTCCCTAATGCATAGGTTTCTGAGAGTTAGGTCTGTTCTACATCATCTTTAATAGCCTCTTAGAAGTGTTTAGAAAACATGGAGCTCAGAAATGGGTTATGCCTTGTTGATATTTTAGTGTAGTAAATTAGGAACATTGAAATAGCTACAGGGCCACATAATAGGTTACACATGGTAGCAGTTCTGATTTGATTAAAGTTGCTACCATGCACATTGACACATAACCAGTGTGCTGGGTAGTGTATGTACACTTTCTGTCTTGGAATGAGatttataaactttcctcttggCTTTGCATCATATCTAAAGAGGTACTATTGGCTTGACTTAGACATGCCATAGAGAGGAATAAGCCATTTGGTTTGGTGGATgcttcagaaggagaaaagaatgggagaaagttGGCAGATAACCTGCTGAGAGGGGTCAGAAAATACCCATGCTGAAATGCTATTCTTGTGTTTATCCCAAACCAGTCTGGGGCTTCTCTATTTATTGGCTTTGTTTGAcccttttcttatttcccttgaaGTTTTAAGTTCACCCATATTCTGTCAACTGTTCGAGTTTCCGTGGAATCTTGTATTTCTGGTTCATTATAACAAGAAATTGTTCTCTCAAAtcgaaataaataaataaataaataaaacagataaatatataaatactctCTCCCGAAGTATTAATCGCTGATAATAGCTTTGTCTCTTATGGTCTCTGTAAGGCTTTATGATTTCTGCCATGGCTAGCATCGTGCCTTCTGCAGACAATCTCCAGAATTCTtggttggttgaataaatgagtcCCCAGAAACTGGCTTTTAATTGAGGACTTTTGGCTTAAGTTAAATGAGTAAAATCCAAACTGAGGAATTTCAGCTGAGAAATATTTCAGGCAGGGAGACCTCCCTGGAGCCATTTGAATCAA of Equus quagga isolate Etosha38 chromosome 3, UCLA_HA_Equagga_1.0, whole genome shotgun sequence contains these proteins:
- the LOC124237617 gene encoding chromatin target of PRMT1 protein-like isoform X2; amino-acid sequence: MAAQSAPKVVLKSTTKMSLNERFTNMLKNKQPMPVNIRASMQQQQQLASARNRRLAQQMENRPSVQAALKLKQSLKQRLGKSNIQARLGRPTGALARGAIGGRGLPIIQRGLPRGGLRGGRATRTLLRGGMSLRGRGMIGRGRGGFGGRGRGRGRGRGALARPVLTKEQLDNQLDAYMLKTKGHLDAELDAYVAQTDPETND
- the LOC124237617 gene encoding chromatin target of PRMT1 protein-like isoform X1 encodes the protein MAAQSAPKVVLKSTTKMSLNERFTNMLKNKQPMPVNIRASMQQQQQLASARNRRLAQQMENRPSVQAALKLKQSLKQRLGKSNIQARLGRPTGALARGAIGGRGLPIIQRGLPRGGLRGGRATRTLLRGGMSLRGQNLLRGGRAVAPRMGLRRGGVRGRGGPGRGGLGRGAMGRGGIGGRGRGMIGRGRGGFGGRGRGRGRGRGALARPVLTKEQLDNQLDAYMLKTKGHLDAELDAYVAQTDPETND